The nucleotide window TCCCTTGGTTTTCTCCCCTGCTCGCAGGCGGCGGAAGACCTCGTTCGCGAAGAGCACGCCGGAGTGCTTGCCCTCGATGATGGCCTTGTAGCCAAGCTCCGTCTTCCCGTAGAGCATCAGCTCCACCTCCTGACCTTCCTTGTAGGGCGGAGGCGTCTGATTGAGGAATTTGTTCAGCCGCCGCGTCGCGACGATGCGGCCGCTTGCCTCATCGACGTGGACGTGGACGACGTAGGACTTCCCCGGCTCCAGCCGCTCCTTTTGCTCGCGGAAGGGCAGCAGCAGATCCTTTGGCAATCCCCAGTCGAGGAATGCGCCGACGCCCGTGATGGCCAGCACTTCCAGGTAGGCGAATTCCCCCGGCATCACCTTCGGCTGCTTCAGCGTCGCAACCGGGCGATCCTCGGAGTCATGATAGAGG belongs to Luteolibacter flavescens and includes:
- a CDS encoding CvfB family protein — encoded protein: MANIGERAQLTILREQPFGLFLDAGDELGEVLLPRREMPRHWQMGGVVDVFLYHDSEDRPVATLKQPKVMPGEFAYLEVLAITGVGAFLDWGLPKDLLLPFREQKERLEPGKSYVVHVHVDEASGRIVATRRLNKFLNQTPPPYKEGQEVELMLYGKTELGYKAIIEGKHSGVLFANEVFRRLRAGEKTKGYIVQARPDGKIDLSLYPPGRTRINDLETRIEEELKQRGGFWAVSDSSPAEEIHKALGVSKKAFKQATGALFKKRKITIGDDGIRLVEE